The Flavobacterium psychrophilum genome includes a region encoding these proteins:
- a CDS encoding glycan metabolism protein RagB — MNFTNIFRRTTIITACAALVLAGCTSLDEEVMDEVLGDEASNAASALAAAYDRLGDRTFTDNGGMIAMQEYSSDVAMLPTRGSDWGDGGKWRAMHEFNWAPDNAVVTDNWNLLTNGITRSLTAIRTIQNGNDPEKTIFLAEAKVLLAFYTYTTFDLYGQAPYRDPSSPSAPLEIKQAAEGIDELIKSVEEQIPSLAALGEQRTHNGRITKEAAYSILAQMYLNRAVYKDRYNANSTFKFTEPALDGNGTDMDKVIYYTSLVINSGKFNLASNYFDNFSINNNGAKELVFAITQKIDKLRDGDNDLAYMSCERNQRVSPGNRGTNGSCMTPEFYASWNGNHDDPRFHRYYQYADGTWFMNDATTTSVPATDMVPGTVKPWFHFNRGILVGQQYGPKLTTGGGFEMTSDGRIKVSALVCEKSTTTPMNFTPELDFDNRTQSILAQNQINRGVRCFKFEFDPGDGANNGTSKVDIPLFRLGGIYTMRAEAYFRSGNTGAALADINLLRTSRTREALFGNVPGTPIASLDAATLYKEIGYEMYWEMWRRPQMVRFGTLDQAQPGSAKPATQPYRRIFPIPQQTMDVTKGFIQNMGYID, encoded by the coding sequence ATGAATTTCACAAACATATTTAGAAGGACAACGATAATCACAGCATGTGCAGCGCTTGTTTTGGCAGGTTGTACCAGCCTTGACGAAGAGGTGATGGACGAAGTGCTTGGTGATGAAGCTAGTAACGCAGCAAGTGCCCTGGCAGCAGCTTACGACCGTTTGGGCGACAGGACTTTTACAGATAATGGTGGTATGATTGCCATGCAGGAATACAGCAGCGATGTAGCTATGCTTCCTACCCGCGGAAGTGACTGGGGTGATGGTGGAAAATGGCGTGCTATGCACGAGTTTAACTGGGCTCCCGATAATGCTGTTGTTACAGATAACTGGAATCTGCTTACCAATGGTATTACACGTTCACTAACCGCTATCCGTACAATACAGAACGGTAACGATCCGGAGAAAACTATTTTTCTTGCTGAAGCGAAAGTACTTTTAGCTTTTTATACTTACACAACTTTTGACCTTTACGGACAGGCTCCCTACCGTGACCCGTCTTCACCAAGTGCTCCACTTGAAATTAAGCAGGCTGCCGAAGGTATTGACGAACTGATTAAATCGGTCGAAGAGCAAATACCAAGCCTTGCTGCATTGGGTGAACAAAGAACCCACAATGGAAGGATCACTAAAGAGGCTGCTTATTCTATACTTGCTCAAATGTATCTTAACCGTGCCGTGTACAAAGACCGTTACAATGCTAACTCTACTTTTAAGTTTACAGAACCGGCTTTGGACGGAAATGGTACTGATATGGATAAAGTTATTTACTACACCAGCTTAGTAATTAACTCGGGTAAATTTAATCTTGCATCAAACTATTTTGATAACTTCTCTATCAATAACAATGGCGCAAAAGAGCTTGTGTTTGCCATTACACAGAAAATTGACAAATTACGTGATGGTGATAACGACCTTGCCTATATGTCTTGCGAACGTAACCAGAGGGTATCTCCGGGTAACAGGGGAACCAACGGGTCATGTATGACTCCTGAGTTCTATGCAAGCTGGAATGGTAACCATGATGACCCAAGGTTCCACAGATATTACCAATATGCCGATGGTACGTGGTTTATGAATGATGCTACGACTACTAGTGTTCCTGCTACAGATATGGTTCCTGGTACTGTTAAGCCTTGGTTCCATTTTAACAGAGGTATCCTTGTAGGTCAGCAATATGGTCCGAAACTTACTACTGGTGGTGGTTTCGAAATGACATCAGACGGAAGGATTAAAGTATCGGCACTTGTTTGCGAAAAAAGTACTACCACACCTATGAACTTTACTCCTGAACTTGATTTTGATAACAGAACACAGTCTATACTTGCGCAAAACCAGATTAATCGTGGTGTTCGCTGCTTTAAGTTTGAATTTGACCCGGGAGATGGTGCTAATAATGGTACAAGTAAAGTTGATATTCCGTTATTTCGTTTAGGAGGTATATACACAATGAGAGCAGAGGCTTATTTTCGTAGCGGAAATACAGGTGCTGCTTTGGCCGATATTAACTTACTACGCACAAGCAGAACGCGTGAAGCATTGTTTGGTAATGTACCGGGTACACCTATCGCTTCTCTTGATGCTGCAACGCTTTATAAAGAAATAGGTTACGAAATGTATTGGGAAATGTGGAGACGCCCTCAAATGGTACGTTTTGGAACTCTGGACCAGGCACAGCCGGGTTCTGCAAAACCGGCAACACAACCTTACAGAAGGATATTTCCTATACCACAACAAACTATGGATGTAACTAAAGGATTCATCCAGAATATGGGCT